The proteins below are encoded in one region of Oreochromis niloticus isolate F11D_XX linkage group LG6, O_niloticus_UMD_NMBU, whole genome shotgun sequence:
- the chtf18 gene encoding chromosome transmission fidelity protein 18 homolog, producing MDEYDELFEVQDDFEEQFADELEVLAEMEEETCKPGKRHSQGPGDDISDIEHLLDDQPITPKAKRQKQDTGVVKRLFNASQVQESKVPSLSDDITPPSSPEHYEPSHAISSTPAVLDISGFAEIPLTPQRPPTAAPTSLRVLKRPPLEGDYISVTDSSGNRVYLRQKENAETKIADSRIVPNSQGGLGLLAVPIGLLREQEADRRHQQVVEESQRLTELLASSVNDALVESENTEDEENEDPEDTEGRASRLWVDRFSPRHYTELLSDDFTNRCLLKWLKLWDTVVFGRERKSRPARSDRQAANQNAFKPNQGNQNQNRFKSKIEVTEELLEAELDQYKRPKFKVALLSGPPGLGKTTLAHVIAKHAGYNVVEINASDDRSAEVFQKRIDTATQMKSVLGANERPNCLIIDEIDGAPAAAINILLAVLNRKDGHGGEAGTETAKKKKKRESILLRPIICICNDLYVPALRPLRQQAFLLAFPQTQPSRLAQRLAEISLRQGLKADTGTLMSLCEKTDNDIRSCINTLQFLHSRGVKQLDSKTIQSVSVGQKDQNKGLFHLWQEIFQLPRTKRKRVSEGFEDGPGSGSGAHRFQHILHLALSSGEYEKVSQGLYDNYLSMRVRDPNLQSVCEALDWLAFSDKLNHVILHGQNFSLMKYLPFLSITFHFLFAHTNVPRISYPHSQHEASSRLLSCKNALSTMLADTPASIRARISQLSLTLDILTLLLDIICPKLRPVNPQLFSSREKEQMRELIDTMLAYNLSYRQDRTPEGQYTYVLEPRVEEVVRFPGLPPRRQLTYQAKQTISREMEQEKMRRAEQLMLLRNPAPKEEDKKSAGPKASKNHQQRLENIVKQTTVESRPEVDFFGRAVAPKPQRPQPSSDTGEKRADLSMGTAVGNSDVWFRFNEGMSNAVRRNVYIRDLL from the exons ATGGACGAATACGATGAACTGTTCGAGGTACAGGACGACTTCGAGGAGCAGTTTGCTGACGAGCTGGAGGTGCTGGCTGAGATGGAGG AGGAAACTTGCAAGCCGGGGAAACGCCACAGTCAGGGTCCAGGAGACGACATCTCGGATATAGAGCACCTGCTGGACGATCAGCCCATCA CTCCAAAGGCAAAGCGACAGAAGCAGGACACCGGTGTGGTCAAGCGACTGTTCAACGCATCACAAGTTCAAGAGAGCAAAGTCCCTTCACTGAGTGATGACATCACACCACCATCCTCTCCAGAGCACTATGAGCCCTCTCACGCCATCag CTCTACCCCTGCTGTGCTGGATATCAGCGGCTTTGCTGAGATTCCACTGACTCCACAGCGACCTCCCACAGCGGCGCCAACATCCCTGCGTGTGCTGAAGCGACCTCCTTTAGAGGGAGACTACATCAGCGTGACGGACTCGTCTGGGAATCGGGTCTACCTCCGACAGAAAGAGAACGCAGAGACAAAG ATAGCGGACTCCAGAATAGTACCAAACTCCCAGGGTGGACTGGGGCTGCTGGCAGTGCCGATTGGACTGCTGAGAGAGCAAGAAGCAGACAGG CGCCACCAACAGGTTGTGGAGGAATCGCAGCGTCTTACAGAGCTGTTAGCGAG CAGTGTAAACGACGCGTTAGTTGAGTCTGAAAACACAGAAGATGAAGAAAACGAGGATCCAGAGGACACAGAGGGCCGAGCATCTCGGCTGTGGGTGGACAGATTTTCACCGCGTCACTACACAGAGCTGCTCAGCGACGAT TTCACCAACCGCTGTCTGCTCAAGTGGCTGAAGCTGTGGGACACCGTAGTGTTTGGAAGAGAGAGGAAGTCCCGCCCTGCCCGATCCGACAGACAGGCTGCCAATCAGAACGCATTTAAACCCAATCAAGGAAATCAGAATCAAAATCGCTTCAAGAGCAAGATTGAGGTGACCGAGGAGCTGCTGGAGGCAGAACTGGATCAGTACAAACGACCCAAATTTAAG GTGGCGTTGTTATCCGGTCCTCCAGGTTTGGGAAAGACCACCCTGGCTCATGTCATAGCAAAGCATGCTGGGTACAACGTGGTTGAAATCAATGCCAG TGACGATCGCAGCGCCGAGGTGTTCCAGAAACGCATCGACACAGCAACACAGATGAAGTCCGTTTTGGGAGCCAATGAGAGGCCGAACTGCCTCATTATCGACGAGATCGACGGAGCACCTGCG GCCGCCATCAACATACTGCTGGCAGTTCTGAACAGGAAAGACGGACACGGGGGGGAAGCTGGCACGGAGACggcgaagaagaagaagaagagggagtCGATCCTACTGCGACCAATCATCTGCATCTGTAACGACCT ttATGTCCCAGCTCTCCGACCTCTCAGGCAGCAGGCTTTCCTCCTGGCTTTCCCACAGACTCAGCCTTCCCGCCTGGCACAGAGACTGGCAGAG ATCTCACTCCGCCAGGGGCTGAAGGCAGACACGGGCACCCTGATGTCACTGTGCGAGAAGACCGACAACGACATCCGATCCTGCATCAACACGCTGCAG TTCCTTCATAGTCGTGGCGTCAAGCAGCTGGACAGCAAGACGATTCAGAGCGTCTCTGTGGGGCAGAAGGACCAGAACAAAGGCTTGTTCCATCTGTGGCAGGAAATCTTCCAGTTACCACGTACAAAACG GAAACGTGTCAGTGAGGGGTTTGAGGATGGACCGGGTTCAGGAAGTGGAGCTCACAGGTTCCAGCACATCTTACATCTGGCTTTGTCTAGTGGAGAATATGAAAAGGTTTCTCAG GGTCTGTATGATAATTATCTGTCCATGCGTGTGAGGGACCCAAACCTCCAGAGCGTGTGCGAGGCGCTGGATTGGCTGGCCTTCTCAGACAAGCTGAACCATGTGATTCTGCACGGGCAGAACTTCTCTCTGATGAAATACCTGCCCTTCCTTTCCATCacatttcacttcctgtttgcccACACGAACGTGCCCCGCATCAGCTATCCCCACAGCCAGCACGAG GCCTCCTCCCGGCTCCTCAGCTGCAAGAACGCTCTGTCCACCATGTTGGCCGACACCCCAGCAAGCATCAGAGCGAGGATCAGCCAGCTCAGCCTGACCCTCGATATCCTCACCTTGCTCCTCGACATCATCTGTCCCAAACTACGGCCC GTGAATCCACAGCTGTTCAGCAGCAGAGAGAAGGAGCAGATGCGTGAGCTGATCGACACCATGCTGGCATACAACCTCTCTTACAGGCAGGACCGCACTCCAGAGGGACAGTACACCTACGTGCTGGAGCC GCGCGTCGAGGAGGTGGTGAGGTTTCCAGGCCTGCCCCCGCGCCGCCAGCTGACGTACCAGGCCAAACAAACCATCAGCAGAGAGATGGAGCAGGAGAAGATGAGGAGGGCCGAGCAACTGATGCTGCTGCGAAACCCAGCACCG AAAGAGGAGGACAAAAAGAGCGCCGGTCCTAAAGCAAGCAAGAACCACCAGCAGAGGCTGGAGAACATCGTCAAGCAGACCACAGTGGAGAGCAGG CCTGAGGTGGATTTCTTTGGTCGAGCTGTTGCCCCTAAACCCCAGAGACCACAGCCGTCCTCAGACACAG